The DNA window GCAGGATGACCAGCAGCGAGATGGTTTCGCGGCCGAAGAATTTTGTCCGCGACACCGCCGCCGAACAGAGCGTGCCGAGGACGAGCGCGATTGCGGTCGAGATCGCGGCAACCCTGACCGACAGCGACAGCGCCTGCCAGACATCCGGCCGGTTCCAGGTGACGGCGAACCATTGCGTCGTCAGGCCGGGCGGCGGCCAGACGAAACTCTTCTCCTCGGTGGTGAAGGCATAAACGAAGATCAAGAGGATCGGCAGATGCAGGAACAGCAGGCCGCAGGCGGCGGCTATCTTCAGGCCGAGCGGAGCCGACTGGGAACCATCAGAGCGCATCGAAGGCCCCCATGCGCTTGGCGCCCCAAAGGTAGAAGCCCATGATGACGATCGGCACCACGGTGAAGGCGGCGGCGAGCGGGATGTTGCCGGCGGTGCCTTGCTGCGAATAGACCGCCTGGCCGATGAACAGACGCGAGGTGCCGATGATCTGCGGGATGATGTAGTCGCCGAGCGTCAGCGAGAAGGTGAAGATCGAGCCAGCGACGATGCCCGGCAACGCCAGCGGGAACAGCACGTTGCGAAAGGTCTGTCCAGGTGAAGCACCGAGATCGGACGAGGCCTCGACCAGATTGCCGGGTACACGCTCGAGCGCCGCCTGCACGGGGAGGATCATGAACGGCAGCCAGACATAGACGAAGACGATGAAGGTGCCGGTGAACGACACCGACAGCGAATTGCCGCCGACGACCGGCAGCGACAGCCAGGCGTCAAGCAGCCACAACAGATGCAGCTTGGCGAGCAGCCAGGTGAGGATGCCCTCCTTGGCGAGGATCAGCTTCCAGGCGTAGATCTTGACCAGGTAGCTCGACCACAGCGGCAGCATGATGCCGAGATAGAACAGCGCCTTCCAGCGGCCGCGCGCATAACGCGCCGCGTAGTAGGCGATCGGGAAGGCGATGACGGCCGAGGCCAGCGTGACCAGGGCCGCCATCGTCACCGTGCGCAGGATGATGTCGAGATTGGCAGCCTGGAACAGGTCGCCATAGGTCTTCAACGTGAACTCGCGATTGATGAGGCCGGAAAACTCGTCGATGGAGAAAAAGCTCTGCGCCAGCAGCGCAAACAGCGAGCCGATATAGACGATGCCCAGCCATAGCACGGGCGGCAGCAGCATGAGCAGCAGCAGGACCTTCGGCTTGCGCCAGAAGAGGTCCGACAGCGCGCCGCGCAAGCCGCCGCTGCCCGGCAGGATGGCGGGCGCCGTTGCACGCATCATGGCGGCGTCGAGGCTCATGCCGGCTCGTCTATCAAATGCAGGTGCTCGCGGTTGAAGGTGAGCACGACCGCCTCGCCTTCGGCCGGCAAGGCGGTGCCGGCCGGTACGATGGCGTGCAGGCGCAGCCCGTCGGCGTCGAGCGCCAGCTTGGTCGTGGCGCCGAGATAATTGGTCGAGATAAGGCGGGCAGCAACGCCTTCACCGCTGGCCGCGCGCCCGACGCGAATGGATTCAGGGCGGAGGCTGCCCCAGCGATGCTGGCCGGAATAGCGCTGGACGAAATCCGGCGGCAGCACGTTGGAGGAGCCGACGAAATCTGCGACGAAGCGGGTCTTCGGCCGCTGGTAGATATCCTCCGGCGTGCCGATCTGCATGATCTTGCCGTCGTTGAAGACGGCGACGCGGTCGGCCATCGACAGCGCCTCGCCCTGGTCGTGGGTGACGAAGACGAAAGTGATGCCAAGCGCCTTCTGCAGCGACTTCAGCTCCTCTTGCATGTTCTCGCGCAATTTTAGGTCGAGCGCGCCGAGCGGCTCGTCGAGCAACAGCACCTTTGGCTGGTTGACCAGCGCACGGGCGAGTGCCACGCGCTGGCGCTGGCCGCCGGAAAGCTGGCCGGGGCGGCGGGCGCCATAGCCGGGCAGCCGCACCAGTGACAGCGCTTCTTCCGCCGCCTTGTGCCGCTGAGCCTTGCCGACGCCCTTGACCATCAGCCCGTAGGCGACGTTGTCGAGCACGTTCAAATGCGGGAACAGCGCATAGTCCTGGAACACGGTGTTGACGTTGCGGCGATAGGGCGGAACGCCCTCGGCGCGTTCGCCGAAGATCGAGATCGAGCCCGATGTCGGCTGCTCGAAGCCGGCGATGAGGCGCAGGCAGGTGGTCTTGCCGGAGCCGGACGGCCCGAGCATGGCGAAGAATTCGCCCGGCGCGATGTCGAGATCGACCGCGTCGACGGCGCGCACGCTGCCGAAATGGCGCGAGGCTTTCTGGAAGGAAACGGCGGAGGTCATGGGCTGTCAGTCTGTTGCCGGTTTAGATGTGTTGATATCGCGCGACGTCCTACCTCCCCCTTGTGGGGAGGTCGCGGCGAAGCCGCGTGTGGAGGTGCCTCGAAAAATGCCGAGCAGCCCCCACCCCGACGCTGTGCGTCGACCCTCCCCACAAGGGGGAGGGTAAGAAAAATCACCGCCCGCCGATGACGCCGATATAGTCAGATACCCAGCGGTAATAGGGCACGCACTGATCGTTCTGGGTGGTGCATTTCGACACCGGCGTCTTCCAGAACTTGATCTTGTCGAAATTCTCGTAGCCGTTGGTCTTGCAGCCCTCGTCGGTCAAAAGCTCGTTGCCCTTGCAGGCGGCGGGTACGACCGGCAGCGAACCGAACCAGGCCGAGACATCGCCCTGCACCTTGGGCGACAGCGAATGTTCCATCCACATATAGGCGCAGTTGGGATTGGCCGAGTCGGCCTCCATCATGGTGGTGTCGGCCCAACCGGTGGCGCCCTCCTCCGGGATGGTGGACGCGACCGGCTTCTTGGCGGCGACCAACGTATTGACCTGATACGGCCACGAGCCGGAAGCGACGACGCCTTCGTTCTGGAAATCGTCGACCTGGATGGCGGCGTCATGCCAGTAGCGGCCAACCAGCGTGCGCTGGACGCGCAACAATTCGAGCGCCGCCTTGTACTGGTCCTCGTTCAGTTCATAGGGATCCTTGATGCCGAGTTCCGGCTTGTGGAACATCAGATAGTTGGCGGCATCCGCAATGTGGATCGGCCCGTCATAGGCCTGGACGCGGCCCTTGTTGGACTTGCCGTCCGGCAGCTTCATTTCCTCGAAGACGATGCTCCAGCTCTTGGGAGCCTCCTTGAACACGTCGGTGTTGTACATCAGGACGTTGGGACCCCACTGGTAGGGAACGCCGTAGTGGGCGCCGCCGACGGTAAACCATGGCGCGTCCTTGAGGCGCTCGTCGACCGTCTTCCAGCTTGGGATGAGATCGGTGTTGATCGGCTGCACGCGCTTGCCGGCAACGAGGCGCAGCGAGGCATCGCCCGAAGCGGTGACGAGGTCGAAGCCGCCCTCATTCATCAACGAGACCATCTCGTCGGAGGTGTTGGCGGTCTTGACGTTGACCTTGCAGCCGGTCTCCTTCTCGAAGGAGGTTACCCAGTCATAGCCCTTGTCGGTTTCGCCGCGCTCGATGTAGCCCGGCCAGGCAACGATGTTGACCTGGCCTTCGCCCTTGCCAAGCTCCTTGACCTGGGCGACGGCCTGACCGGAAAAGGTCAGCGCGACCGTCAGTGCAGTGCATGACTTCAGGAATGAATTCATTGTCGATCTCCCATTTGGCGCCTGACCCCGAAAGCCGGTTTCGGTCTTCGCTAGGGGGCACGCGCGGACTGAAAAACTGTCAGTTCGTCCGTTGGGCTTGATGCCGCTCTGATGGCGGCTTTGGTCCCTGGACCGAAAGGTGCTTTGAAAATTCCGGTTTCGCAAATTCATTTATCAGAAAGGCGATATCGGTTTTTCCGATAGGTCGGCAGCCGATGCCTCAGGGACGCTGACGGACCGTCCGCTGCGATTGCGCAAGGCCGATGAAATCGCGCGCCGCCTGCGGAAGGCCGGAGCCACGCCGCCAGACCATGCCGACCTGGACCACAGGCAAGGAGCCCGAAATATCGCGCGATTCGATGCGGTCGCCTTCCAGCGACCAGGGCCGGTAGACGAGATCGGGCAGCAGCGCCACACCGGCGCCGGTCGCGACCAGACTGCGGACGGCCTCCACGGAACGGGTGCGGAAAGCGACATGCGGCTTGGCGCCGATCGCCGTCAGCAGCTTGCCGGTGTTTTCCTCGATCTCGTCGACAGTCAGCATGATCAGCGTTTCGGAGGCAATGTCGCCGATGCTGATGATGTCGGCGCTGGCAAGCGGATGGCCGAGCGGCAGCCACAGCCGGTAGGCCGAGACTTCGAGGATTTCCGACTGCAACGCGGTGCGGTCGCGCAAATTGGAGGTGACCATGACAGCAATGTCGAGCTTGCCGCCGATCAAGAGATGCTCGAGGTAGTCGCCATTGTCCTCGATGGCCGAGACCTCGACACCAGGATAGGCGCGACGGTAGCGGGCGAGCAGATCCGACAGCACATAACCGGCGACCAGCGAGGTGACGCCGAGCTGCAGCCGACCGCCCGCCACCGCCTGCTCGCCAGAGAAAGAGCGGCGCGCGTCGGAAACGTCGGCGAGGATCTTGGTGGCGTGGCGCAGGAACTGATGACCCTTGTGGGTGATGTTGAGGCCGCGCGGATGGCGTTCGAACAGTTCAACGCCGAGATCGCTTTCGAGTTCCTTGATCGCTTCGGTGACCGACGATTGCGAGATCGAGAGGTTTTGTGCTGCGCCCGAGACCGTGCCTTGCTCGGCAACGGCGATGAAGAACTGCAATTGGCGGATGGTGAAGGCCATGGCCGGACTAAACACCGGCACGCCGGGGAAGGAAAGCCGACGGCCGTGCTTATCCCATGACCGGCGGGTTGGCGCTCAGTCGAGCGCCAACTTGATGCGCCGCCGGCATGCGGGGCCGTAGCGCAGCGCAAGCATGAATGCCGTCTCCAGAGCCACGACGATGACAATGATGCGCAGGCCCACCGCGAACGAATCCCGGCCGCTGCCGCGCAGCAGGTAGCCGGTGGTGAGAAAGCCCGCGTTCCAGAGCGTGGCGCCGAGCAGCGTCGCGGCCGCAAAGGGGAAGGCCGGCAGACAGAGCGCGCCGGCTGCGATCGGCAGGTAATTGCGCACCGTCGGGATGAACTGCGCCAACAGGGAGACCCGGACATGATTGCGGCGGTAGGCCTGGCCGAGCTTGCGGTAGGTCGCATGGCGCAGGAAGACGTATCTGCCGAAGTGCTCGACCAGCCTGTCGGCACGGTCAGGTCCAATCCGGCGGCCGACCGCATACCAGACCAGGCAGCCGCTGGTGGAGGCAAGCGTCGTCACCAGCAGCAGGATCGCCAGCGTCGAACCATCCGGCGCCGCCGTCATGCCGAGGAACAGCAGCAGCACATGCGAGGGCGGGATTGGCAGGAGCTTTTCGGTGAAGGCGAGGCAGAAGACACCGAACAGACCGAAGCCGAGGATGGCCGCCAGCGGCCCCGTCACGCGAAGCGCCAGTCATAGATGCTGGGCGTTTTGATCCTGGCGATGCGATAGACCGTCGCCGGCGGGAAGTTGCGAAAGGTGTGGCCAACCCGCGTGACTTCGAGATCGAGCCGATCGAGCAGCGACTGGTCGAACGGACAGCGCCGGCCGAGCGTGAACTGATAGAGCGCGCCGCCCGGTCGAAGATTAGCGAAAACCCCGTCGAGAATGGCGAGCGTCTTGCGCGGTGAGATCAGGCGGAAGGGCAGACCGCTGATGGCGGCGCCGACCGCCGGCCCCTGGAATAGCGACAGGTGGCGCAGACCGACGGCATCCATTTCGACGACCCGGGCGGCCGGAAAGCGGCGCTTGAGCAGTGCGGCGAAATCCGGATCGGATTCGATCAGCGTCAAATCCTCTTCACTGACCCCGCGCGCCAGCAGCGCCCGGGTGAAGGGGCCGGTTCCGGGACCAAGCTCCAGCACGGGGCCGGTGTCGGGACCGATGTCGCGCGTCATCAATGCCGCCAGGCTGGAACTGGACGGCGTGACGGAGCCGATCCTGAACGGCGCCACGGTCCACGCCATGAGAAAAGACAGAGCATCATTTGCAGACATAGCTAACCTCAATCCGGACAGCAGCGCGACAATCAGTTTGGTGCGGCCATTTGATTTCGTTTCAGCGCCGGACCCGAACCTGTTGCATAGTCGGGCCCGACGCCTTGATGCCGGCATGGCGGTTCGTGCCGACCGGCGCTGTTTGCCGCGACTGGATTGCATAGACATTGCGCAAGGTGGCAGATGCAAAGAAAGGGCGCGTCGACGCCCGCCGCCAGGATTTGCCATGCTTGCGCAATGTTGGCGCTGTAGCGCCCGAGCAGTGGTCTATGTAAGAGGATGGCGGATGCGTATCTTGCTGGTCGAAGACGAGCCTGAAATGGTCTCGGCCTTGCGTGCCGCGCTGAAGCGCCACGACATGGTGGTCGACCACGCCGGCTCGCTCATCGAAGCGGAGGGCTTCGTTGCCGCCGACAGCTACGACGCCATCCTTCTCGACCGCCAGTTGCCGGATGGCGACGGACTGTCGCTGGTGCCCAGACTGCGCGCAGCGAAGAACACCACGCCCGTGCTGATGCTGACAGCAAAGGGCGACACGTCGGACAAGGTCGACGGGCTGAACATGGGTGCGGACGATTATCTGGCGAAGCCGTTCGCCTTCGAGGAATTGCTGGCCCGGTTGCGCGCGCTGCTCAGGCGCCCGGTGCCGATGCAGTCGCAATTCATCCGCGCCGGCCATCTGGTGCTCGATGTCGGGCATCGCGAGGTGTCGATCCGCGGCGAGCCGCTCAGCCTGCCGCGCCGCGAACTCCTGGTGCTGGAGGCACTGATGCGGCGAACCGGCCGCATGGTGCAGCGCGAGGCGCTGATGGAAGCAGTGTTCGGCCTCGACGACGAGATCCAGTCCAACGCGCTCGACACCCACGTCTCGCGCCTGCGCCGCAAGCTCGCCGACGCCGATGGCGGCGTGACGGTCAACGGCATTCGCGGCGTCGGCTATCTCTTGCGCGAGACGACATGACCATCAAGCGCCCGCGTTCGCTGAAATGGAGCCTGGTGCTGCGCATCGCGTTGCTGCAATGCGCGATGCTGACACTGATCATCGTCGGAATTCTTGGCGCCATGCTGGCCACCGGCCTCATCCCGCACGACTATGAGGACGGCACGATGGACGTGCTGGCGGATGCGGTGGCGCGCGATGCCGGCGGCAAGCTTGTCATCAGCGAGACGGCGGATATGGCAAAGCTGCGATCTGGAGTTCCGGACCTCTGGTTCATCATTCGCGACAAGCAAGGACAGCGGCTGCAGGAAGGAACGGTGCCGACCATCTTCCAGCCCTTTGTCGGACTGCTGGACACCATCAGCGATGCCCGTATCGACCAGGCCCTCGGGCAAGCCGCGCCACCCGGAGGAAAGATCCGCTGGACCGATACGGCAGCCGGCAACGTCCAGATCTTCAGCGGCACCAAGGGCGGGCTTTCGCTCATGCGCCTGCTTGGGCAAGCGCCGCAATTTTTCCTACAAGGGATACTGCCGCTCGCCGGGCTTATGGCACTGGCGACGCTGTTCGCGACGCCCTGGGTGGTGCGCGGCGCACTTTCAGGCCTTGGCCATGCGGCGGCCGAGGCCGGGCGCATCGACGTCGACCAACGCGGCGTGCAGCTGCCGCTGAAGGACGTGCCCTTGGAGGTGACACCGCTGGTGAAGGCGGTGAATGCGGCGTTATCGCGCCTCGACAAGGGCTACGAGCGCCACAAGCGTTTCCTGACCGACGCGGCGCATGAACTGCGAACACCGGTCGCCATCCTCAACACGCGCCTCGCCGCGCTGCCGGCGACACCGGAACGGGCGCGGCTGCTGCAGGACGCAGCGAGGCTTTCGACGCTGACCGACCAGTTGCTCGACCTGCAGCGTCTCGACCGGCAGGCCGCGTCTTTTGAAAAGGTGGACCTCGTGGCGATCGCGCGCGGCGTCATTGTCGACCTCGCGCCGATGGCGTTTTCGGCCGGATACGAGGTGTCGTTCGAACCCGAAGCAGAAACAGTTTTCGCCTCCGGTGACCGCACCGCGATCGAACGCGCAGTGACCAATCTCGTCCAGAACGCCATCGAGCATGGCGGCCGCTCGGGCAAGATCACCGTCGGCATTACAGCTCCCGCCGTCATCGAAGTGCGGGACGAAGGCGGCGGCGTGCCACTGAGCGAGCGGGAACGCGTCTTCGAGCCCTTCTACCGGCTGCGCCCGCAGGATCACGGCGCGGGGCTCGGCCTCAACCTGGTGCAGGAGATCATGCAATTGCATGGCGGGCGTATCGAGATCCTCGACGGCAGGCCGAATGGCGCCTGCTTCCGGATGAGTTTTCGCCCTTTTGCCAGCCTAGGCTCCCCATAGGCGACCGCGTGAGTGCAGGCACGTTTGACATCGGTTCGAATCGTAACTAACTAAGTTACATGAAACGCAACAGCAGACTGTCCTCGACCCTGCATATTCTCGTCCACATGGCCGAGAAGCCCGAACAGGCACTGACCTCCGAGCAGTTAGCCACCTTCATCCACACCAATCCGGTGGTGGTCCGCCGCACCATCGCAGGCTTGCGCGATGCCGGCATCGTCACCTCGTCACGCGGGCATGGCGGCGGCTGGCTGCTCGGGCGGGCACCCGAGAAAATATCCCTGGCCGAGATCAGCGTCGCCCTTGGCGAGACGCTGCTGCCGTTCAGCACTGAGCCGGAAAGCCCCGGCTGCCTCGTCGAGCAAGCGGTGATCGCCGTGCTCGACGATTTTCGCATCGCCGCCGAAAGGCTGCTGGCGGAGAAGCTGAGCCGCATAACGCTAGCCGACCTGACCGCCGATTTCCGCCGCCGTTTTGATCTCGTTGGAGTCTCCAGCCATGCAGTATGATCTTGCCATCGTCGGCGGCAGCTTTGCGGGCCTGTCCGCCGCCATCCAGGTGGCGCGGGCAGGACGCAAGGTGCTGGTGATCGACGCCGGCCAGCCGCGCAACCGGTTTGCCGCGCATTCGCACGGCTTCCTCGGACAGGACGGGCGCGCGCCGGGCGCGATCCTCGACGACGCAAGGCGGCAATTGCTGGCCTATCCGACAGCAAGGGTTGTCGACGGGCGCGCGGACAAGGCCGTTGCCGCCGGCAGCAGCGATTTCGAAATCACCACCGATGGCGGCGAGACATTCGGCGCCGCACGGCTGGTGCTGGCCACCGGCGTGCGCGACATCCTGCCGGAGGTGGCCGGACTTGCCGAGCTCTGGGGAAAGAGCGTGCTGCACTGTCCCTATTGCCACGGCTACGAAGTTTCCGGCGGGCCGCTCGGTGTGCTCGCAACCGGTCAGATGTCCCTGCATCAGGCACAGCTGATCGCCGATTGGGGCGATGTCACTTTGTTCGGCAACGGCCTGTTCGAACCCGACTCCGAGCAGATACGCGCCCTGGAGAGTCGAAAGGTGCGGTTTGAGCCCACCGATGTGACCGAGCTGCGTGAAGACGGCTCCGGCGGATTGATCGTCCACCTCGACGACGGCAGAAAGGCCGGCGTCAGGGCGATGTTC is part of the Mesorhizobium loti genome and encodes:
- a CDS encoding ABC transporter permease, producing MSLDAAMMRATAPAILPGSGGLRGALSDLFWRKPKVLLLLMLLPPVLWLGIVYIGSLFALLAQSFFSIDEFSGLINREFTLKTYGDLFQAANLDIILRTVTMAALVTLASAVIAFPIAYYAARYARGRWKALFYLGIMLPLWSSYLVKIYAWKLILAKEGILTWLLAKLHLLWLLDAWLSLPVVGGNSLSVSFTGTFIVFVYVWLPFMILPVQAALERVPGNLVEASSDLGASPGQTFRNVLFPLALPGIVAGSIFTFSLTLGDYIIPQIIGTSRLFIGQAVYSQQGTAGNIPLAAAFTVVPIVIMGFYLWGAKRMGAFDAL
- a CDS encoding ABC transporter ATP-binding protein produces the protein MTSAVSFQKASRHFGSVRAVDAVDLDIAPGEFFAMLGPSGSGKTTCLRLIAGFEQPTSGSISIFGERAEGVPPYRRNVNTVFQDYALFPHLNVLDNVAYGLMVKGVGKAQRHKAAEEALSLVRLPGYGARRPGQLSGGQRQRVALARALVNQPKVLLLDEPLGALDLKLRENMQEELKSLQKALGITFVFVTHDQGEALSMADRVAVFNDGKIMQIGTPEDIYQRPKTRFVADFVGSSNVLPPDFVQRYSGQHRWGSLRPESIRVGRAASGEGVAARLISTNYLGATTKLALDADGLRLHAIVPAGTALPAEGEAVVLTFNREHLHLIDEPA
- a CDS encoding ABC transporter substrate-binding protein; this translates as MNSFLKSCTALTVALTFSGQAVAQVKELGKGEGQVNIVAWPGYIERGETDKGYDWVTSFEKETGCKVNVKTANTSDEMVSLMNEGGFDLVTASGDASLRLVAGKRVQPINTDLIPSWKTVDERLKDAPWFTVGGAHYGVPYQWGPNVLMYNTDVFKEAPKSWSIVFEEMKLPDGKSNKGRVQAYDGPIHIADAANYLMFHKPELGIKDPYELNEDQYKAALELLRVQRTLVGRYWHDAAIQVDDFQNEGVVASGSWPYQVNTLVAAKKPVASTIPEEGATGWADTTMMEADSANPNCAYMWMEHSLSPKVQGDVSAWFGSLPVVPAACKGNELLTDEGCKTNGYENFDKIKFWKTPVSKCTTQNDQCVPYYRWVSDYIGVIGGR
- a CDS encoding LysR family transcriptional regulator → MAFTIRQLQFFIAVAEQGTVSGAAQNLSISQSSVTEAIKELESDLGVELFERHPRGLNITHKGHQFLRHATKILADVSDARRSFSGEQAVAGGRLQLGVTSLVAGYVLSDLLARYRRAYPGVEVSAIEDNGDYLEHLLIGGKLDIAVMVTSNLRDRTALQSEILEVSAYRLWLPLGHPLASADIISIGDIASETLIMLTVDEIEENTGKLLTAIGAKPHVAFRTRSVEAVRSLVATGAGVALLPDLVYRPWSLEGDRIESRDISGSLPVVQVGMVWRRGSGLPQAARDFIGLAQSQRTVRQRP
- a CDS encoding DedA family protein: MTGPLAAILGFGLFGVFCLAFTEKLLPIPPSHVLLLFLGMTAAPDGSTLAILLLVTTLASTSGCLVWYAVGRRIGPDRADRLVEHFGRYVFLRHATYRKLGQAYRRNHVRVSLLAQFIPTVRNYLPIAAGALCLPAFPFAAATLLGATLWNAGFLTTGYLLRGSGRDSFAVGLRIIVIVVALETAFMLALRYGPACRRRIKLALD
- a CDS encoding methyltransferase domain-containing protein, with protein sequence MSANDALSFLMAWTVAPFRIGSVTPSSSSLAALMTRDIGPDTGPVLELGPGTGPFTRALLARGVSEEDLTLIESDPDFAALLKRRFPAARVVEMDAVGLRHLSLFQGPAVGAAISGLPFRLISPRKTLAILDGVFANLRPGGALYQFTLGRRCPFDQSLLDRLDLEVTRVGHTFRNFPPATVYRIARIKTPSIYDWRFA
- a CDS encoding response regulator transcription factor; translation: MRILLVEDEPEMVSALRAALKRHDMVVDHAGSLIEAEGFVAADSYDAILLDRQLPDGDGLSLVPRLRAAKNTTPVLMLTAKGDTSDKVDGLNMGADDYLAKPFAFEELLARLRALLRRPVPMQSQFIRAGHLVLDVGHREVSIRGEPLSLPRRELLVLEALMRRTGRMVQREALMEAVFGLDDEIQSNALDTHVSRLRRKLADADGGVTVNGIRGVGYLLRETT
- a CDS encoding HAMP domain-containing histidine kinase, whose amino-acid sequence is MTIKRPRSLKWSLVLRIALLQCAMLTLIIVGILGAMLATGLIPHDYEDGTMDVLADAVARDAGGKLVISETADMAKLRSGVPDLWFIIRDKQGQRLQEGTVPTIFQPFVGLLDTISDARIDQALGQAAPPGGKIRWTDTAAGNVQIFSGTKGGLSLMRLLGQAPQFFLQGILPLAGLMALATLFATPWVVRGALSGLGHAAAEAGRIDVDQRGVQLPLKDVPLEVTPLVKAVNAALSRLDKGYERHKRFLTDAAHELRTPVAILNTRLAALPATPERARLLQDAARLSTLTDQLLDLQRLDRQAASFEKVDLVAIARGVIVDLAPMAFSAGYEVSFEPEAETVFASGDRTAIERAVTNLVQNAIEHGGRSGKITVGITAPAVIEVRDEGGGVPLSERERVFEPFYRLRPQDHGAGLGLNLVQEIMQLHGGRIEILDGRPNGACFRMSFRPFASLGSP
- a CDS encoding Rrf2 family transcriptional regulator, with product MKRNSRLSSTLHILVHMAEKPEQALTSEQLATFIHTNPVVVRRTIAGLRDAGIVTSSRGHGGGWLLGRAPEKISLAEISVALGETLLPFSTEPESPGCLVEQAVIAVLDDFRIAAERLLAEKLSRITLADLTADFRRRFDLVGVSSHAV
- a CDS encoding NAD(P)/FAD-dependent oxidoreductase — its product is MQYDLAIVGGSFAGLSAAIQVARAGRKVLVIDAGQPRNRFAAHSHGFLGQDGRAPGAILDDARRQLLAYPTARVVDGRADKAVAAGSSDFEITTDGGETFGAARLVLATGVRDILPEVAGLAELWGKSVLHCPYCHGYEVSGGPLGVLATGQMSLHQAQLIADWGDVTLFGNGLFEPDSEQIRALESRKVRFEPTDVTELREDGSGGLIVHLDDGRKAGVRAMFTAPRNTMASPLAEQLGCGFTEGLLGPVISVDDRQQTTVPGVYAAGDAARSMHNIAFAVSGGTFAGVCAHQSLVFG